From a region of the Streptococcus ruminantium genome:
- the pepT gene encoding peptidase T, with protein sequence MKYPTLLDRFLVYVKENTRSDENSTTTPSTQNQVEFAQNILLPEMKRIGLQDVHYLPNGFAVGTLPANDPSLTRKIGFVAHMDTADFNAEGINPQIIEHYDGSPITLGTSGYELHPKDFPQLANYHGQTLITTDGTTLLGSDDKSGIAEIMTAIEFLVENPDIKHCEIRVGFGPDEEIGVGADKFDVEDFDVDFAYTMDGGPLGELQYETFSAASAKIDFLGRNVHPGSAKDQMINAFQMAIDFHNALPETDRPEKTEGYQGFFHLMNMEGSVDRASTNYIIRDFEETDFQARKQLMLDIAERMNANFDTQRVLVHLHDQYYNMKKIIEKDMTPITIARDVMENLGIKPLIEPVRGGTDGSKISFMGIPTPNIFAGGENMHGRFEFVSLETMEKAVDVILGIVSYK encoded by the coding sequence ATGAAATATCCAACACTTTTAGATCGATTTTTAGTTTACGTAAAAGAAAATACTCGCTCAGATGAAAATTCGACAACTACTCCATCTACTCAAAACCAAGTAGAATTTGCTCAGAATATCCTGTTACCTGAGATGAAGCGCATTGGGTTGCAGGATGTTCACTATCTGCCAAATGGTTTTGCAGTGGGAACTCTACCTGCCAATGATCCTAGTTTGACACGTAAGATTGGTTTCGTCGCTCACATGGATACAGCGGATTTCAATGCTGAGGGTATCAATCCACAGATAATCGAACATTATGATGGAAGCCCAATCACACTTGGCACCTCTGGTTACGAATTGCATCCAAAAGATTTCCCACAATTAGCAAATTATCATGGGCAAACCTTGATTACTACGGATGGTACGACCTTGCTAGGTTCTGACGATAAATCAGGTATCGCTGAAATTATGACAGCCATTGAATTTTTAGTAGAAAATCCTGACATCAAGCATTGCGAAATTCGAGTAGGCTTTGGTCCAGACGAAGAGATTGGAGTTGGTGCTGATAAGTTTGATGTAGAGGACTTCGATGTAGACTTTGCTTACACGATGGACGGAGGGCCACTTGGTGAGCTTCAATATGAAACTTTCAGCGCTGCCAGTGCCAAGATAGATTTCCTAGGGCGCAATGTTCACCCTGGATCTGCCAAAGACCAGATGATTAACGCCTTCCAAATGGCTATTGACTTCCACAACGCACTTCCTGAAACAGACCGACCTGAAAAGACAGAAGGCTACCAAGGCTTCTTCCATTTGATGAATATGGAAGGAAGTGTTGATAGAGCTTCTACTAACTACATTATCCGCGATTTTGAAGAGACTGATTTCCAAGCTCGCAAACAATTGATGTTGGATATTGCAGAAAGAATGAATGCCAACTTTGATACACAACGTGTTCTTGTTCATCTTCACGATCAATACTACAACATGAAAAAAATCATCGAAAAAGATATGACCCCGATTACAATCGCTAGGGATGTAATGGAAAACTTGGGCATTAAGCCATTGATTGAACCAGTCCGCGGTGGTACAGATGGTTCTAAGATTTCCTTCATGGGTATTCCAACACCAAATATCTTTGCAGGCGGAGAAAATATGCATGGTCGCTTCGAATTTGTCAGTCTTGAAACCATGGAAAAGGCTGTTGATGTGATTTTGGGTATTGTATCCTACAAATAA
- a CDS encoding DUF438 domain-containing protein, translating to MNNQRIEILKRILLDLHNGANPEEVQAQFNQHFTGVSALEISMMEHELMSSDTGITFEDVMSLCNIHANLFKGAITDVEVADIDQEGHPVSVFKQENLALRAALLRIRRILDQYDQVKESELQTQLLQGLKRQFSLLGQFENHYTRKEKVFFPIMERYGHDAPPKVMWGVDDEIRDLFKIAYQSLESGEMSALKENFEVFAKEFEEMIFKEEAILLMILLEIFTQDDWIQVAEDSNVYGYAIVKPTAKWVPHREVFGEIAEQEVEPHPPKINAPNQQIIDTPEGRFTITFTPKEKSERIQDRTSPQTFGNGYLSVEQANLILNHLPLELTFVNKDDIFQYYNDSHPVEDMIFKRTPSQIGRHVELCHPPKILDKVKKIFDLLRTGQKEQVSMWFKSETMGKFVYVVYKAVRDNQGEFQGVLEYVQDIQPFFDLEGEFHRDI from the coding sequence ATGAATAACCAACGTATTGAGATTTTGAAACGTATTCTTTTGGATTTGCACAATGGAGCGAACCCAGAAGAAGTCCAAGCTCAGTTTAATCAGCATTTTACGGGGGTTTCTGCCTTAGAAATCTCCATGATGGAACATGAGCTCATGTCTAGTGATACAGGAATTACCTTTGAGGATGTCATGAGTCTCTGCAATATCCATGCTAACCTCTTCAAGGGAGCGATTACTGATGTAGAAGTGGCGGATATTGATCAAGAAGGTCACCCTGTCTCTGTTTTTAAGCAAGAAAACCTTGCTCTACGGGCAGCACTACTTAGGATTCGTCGTATTTTAGATCAATATGATCAAGTGAAAGAGTCAGAACTTCAAACCCAGCTCCTTCAAGGTTTGAAGCGCCAGTTTAGTCTTCTAGGACAGTTTGAAAACCACTATACTCGTAAGGAAAAAGTCTTCTTCCCTATTATGGAACGTTACGGTCATGATGCACCACCGAAGGTCATGTGGGGTGTGGATGATGAGATTCGTGACCTCTTTAAAATCGCCTATCAATCTTTAGAGAGTGGTGAGATGAGTGCTCTAAAAGAAAACTTTGAAGTTTTTGCTAAGGAATTCGAAGAAATGATTTTCAAGGAAGAGGCCATTCTTCTCATGATTTTACTTGAGATTTTCACTCAGGATGATTGGATCCAGGTGGCGGAAGATAGTAATGTTTACGGTTATGCTATTGTCAAACCGACAGCCAAGTGGGTACCCCATCGGGAGGTTTTTGGAGAAATAGCAGAGCAGGAAGTGGAACCTCATCCTCCGAAAATCAATGCGCCAAATCAACAGATTATCGACACGCCAGAAGGTCGGTTCACCATTACTTTTACACCGAAGGAAAAATCAGAACGGATTCAGGATCGAACTAGCCCGCAAACCTTTGGTAATGGATACCTGTCTGTTGAACAAGCTAATTTAATTCTCAACCACTTACCGCTTGAACTGACATTTGTCAACAAGGATGATATTTTCCAATATTATAACGATAGCCACCCTGTTGAGGATATGATTTTTAAACGGACCCCCAGTCAAATCGGTCGCCATGTTGAACTTTGTCACCCGCCAAAAATTCTTGATAAGGTTAAGAAAATTTTTGATCTTCTCCGCACAGGACAAAAAGAACAGGTATCCATGTGGTTCAAGTCAGAAACCATGGGCAAATTTGTTTATGTAGTCTATAAGGCTGTTCGTGATAATCAAGGTGAGTTTCAAGGAGTTCTGGAGTACGTTCAAGATATTCAACCCTTCTTTGATCTAGAGGGCGAGTTTCATCGGGATATATAA
- a CDS encoding Cof-type HAD-IIB family hydrolase, with amino-acid sequence MIKLIALDMDGTLLNEKKELMQPQIEAIHKAVELGVTVVLCTGRPLIGVKPFIKQLGFDTKNEFIIVNNGCSTHSTRDWSLIDWDELTPDDLDHLSSFTNSDDVQLSLFDEAEYFVLAEKANKIVRMDAQIVGMSPFAIDLTEAKSGKYRFFQAMFVGEKEAIDQFEAAYNPLLSQKYSTVRSQDYLLEILPNGASKASGLQKLANRLGILPEEIMAVGDANNDLEMIEFAGLGIAMGNANDEVKAIAQDITDTNDNNGVAKAIKKHILSLRS; translated from the coding sequence ATGATAAAACTCATCGCCCTTGACATGGACGGAACGTTGTTAAACGAGAAAAAAGAGTTAATGCAACCACAGATTGAAGCAATCCACAAGGCTGTAGAGTTAGGTGTCACAGTTGTACTTTGTACTGGACGGCCCTTGATAGGTGTAAAGCCTTTCATCAAGCAACTTGGTTTTGACACCAAGAACGAGTTCATCATTGTCAATAATGGTTGTTCAACTCATTCTACCCGTGATTGGAGTTTAATCGATTGGGACGAACTGACCCCTGATGATCTTGACCATCTCAGCAGTTTTACAAATAGTGATGACGTGCAACTTTCTCTATTTGATGAAGCAGAATATTTCGTACTGGCTGAAAAAGCTAACAAGATTGTTCGTATGGATGCTCAAATCGTTGGCATGTCCCCGTTTGCTATTGACCTAACAGAAGCAAAATCTGGAAAGTACCGCTTCTTTCAGGCAATGTTCGTCGGTGAAAAGGAGGCAATTGATCAATTTGAAGCAGCATACAATCCACTCCTCAGCCAGAAATACTCAACCGTTCGTTCTCAGGATTATCTTTTAGAAATTTTACCAAATGGGGCCAGCAAGGCTTCTGGTCTGCAAAAATTGGCCAACCGCCTGGGAATTTTACCAGAAGAAATTATGGCTGTAGGGGATGCCAATAACGACCTTGAAATGATTGAGTTCGCAGGACTTGGTATTGCTATGGGAAATGCCAATGACGAGGTTAAAGCCATCGCCCAAGATATCACAGATACCAATGACAACAACGGTGTTGCCAAAGCTATTAAAAAACATATTTTGTCATTGAGAAGCTAA
- a CDS encoding alpha/beta fold hydrolase translates to MNYKNPYEKLSGKLNNRKLVNAGFSEKTYDTGSVKLNYVVGPKNGPSLLLIPAQMGMWESYKKVLLPLSKIFQVYAIDVRGHGKSSWTPGYYSWGIIGEDIKIFVENVIKQKVIISGNSSGGIIALWCAANIQEYISGIILEDAPIFSAEMPRFKEQDKFVYNGLKHLVNQIGNIPDRDLANYFKDMEVPASDKRIKRIPNWFVSWLSRKIKKFQDKHPDSPVEIGFPDSLRLLIKSLSMFDPDFARAFVDGRFYDGIDHAEAFEKTKCPILLIQADWKRYENHGLVGAFDDDDAQHAISLAPQIIYKKVSANHVIHTFKPKEYIKLLSEFREIVSDNSICNGE, encoded by the coding sequence ATGAACTATAAAAATCCATACGAAAAATTGTCTGGAAAACTAAATAATCGAAAGCTGGTAAATGCCGGGTTTTCAGAAAAAACTTATGATACAGGGAGTGTTAAGCTGAACTATGTGGTTGGTCCTAAGAATGGACCAAGTTTATTATTGATTCCTGCACAAATGGGTATGTGGGAAAGTTATAAGAAAGTACTTTTGCCACTGTCAAAAATTTTTCAAGTATACGCCATAGATGTGAGAGGTCATGGAAAGTCTTCTTGGACACCGGGGTATTATTCATGGGGAATTATTGGTGAAGATATAAAAATATTTGTAGAAAATGTAATAAAACAAAAAGTTATTATTAGTGGAAATTCATCAGGTGGCATTATCGCTCTTTGGTGTGCTGCTAATATTCAGGAATATATTTCCGGAATTATTCTTGAGGACGCACCCATTTTTTCTGCTGAAATGCCACGATTTAAAGAACAAGATAAATTTGTATATAACGGACTAAAGCACCTTGTTAATCAAATCGGAAATATACCAGATAGAGATTTAGCAAATTATTTTAAAGATATGGAAGTACCAGCCTCTGATAAGAGAATCAAAAGAATTCCAAATTGGTTTGTTAGTTGGTTGTCACGAAAGATAAAGAAGTTTCAAGATAAACACCCTGATAGTCCAGTCGAAATTGGATTCCCAGATAGTTTGCGTTTGCTAATTAAATCGTTATCTATGTTTGACCCGGATTTTGCCAGAGCCTTCGTTGATGGTAGATTTTATGATGGTATTGACCATGCAGAAGCTTTTGAGAAAACAAAATGCCCCATATTGCTTATTCAAGCCGATTGGAAGCGATACGAAAATCACGGACTTGTAGGAGCATTTGATGATGATGACGCTCAGCACGCTATTTCCTTAGCTCCGCAAATAATATATAAAAAAGTTTCCGCTAATCATGTTATTCATACTTTCAAGCCCAAAGAGTATATTAAATTATTGTCAGAATTTAGAGAAATAGTATCTGATAATTCTATATGTAATGGTGAATGA
- a CDS encoding DUF2726 domain-containing protein — MTGNEQSLDKNISDLLGYIQYNNFEVRESPIYSIFDYLYKQYEKERKEYLSKRKRLSRYDSENLMYHLIKEIFTSDEKYNNLDVIHSYKLRNLVKNFDLLTESEAIYASHGNTHLDFLITNRLTKEPVLAVEVDGYAFHKVNSTQFKRDSMKDTILGKCGIPLVRFKTNESQEKQRLIKVLDEVLRRE, encoded by the coding sequence ATGACCGGGAATGAGCAATCATTAGATAAAAACATCAGCGATTTATTGGGGTATATACAGTATAACAATTTTGAGGTGAGAGAAAGTCCGATTTATTCCATTTTTGATTATTTATATAAGCAATATGAGAAAGAGCGGAAAGAATACCTTAGTAAGCGTAAAAGACTATCTAGGTACGATTCTGAAAATTTGATGTATCATTTGATAAAAGAAATATTTACCAGTGATGAGAAATATAATAACTTAGATGTTATACATTCTTATAAATTGAGAAATCTTGTGAAAAATTTTGACTTACTAACAGAGTCTGAGGCAATTTATGCAAGTCATGGGAATACTCATCTTGATTTCTTAATCACTAATAGATTAACGAAGGAGCCTGTTCTAGCTGTAGAGGTAGATGGTTATGCTTTTCATAAAGTTAACAGTACGCAATTTAAACGCGATAGCATGAAGGATACTATTTTGGGAAAATGTGGTATTCCTTTGGTAAGATTTAAAACCAATGAGAGTCAGGAAAAACAAAGATTGATAAAAGTCTTGGACGAAGTATTAAGGAGAGAATAA
- a CDS encoding DUF2130 domain-containing protein has translation MHNITCPHCGTAFQVNETEYSQLLAQVRGAEFDKEVHERLARETELLIQKAENDLQTRLGDKDKEIFELTAKLDKIASQTEFDISSAISQKDQEIQELKAQLDKIGIAKDLELQRAVAKVEKERDAAQAALAVQEQKQELALANTRQEYEVRLKAADEQVEFYKNFKAQQSTKAIGESLELYAEAEFNKVRQLAFPNAYFEKDNQVSARGSKGDYIYRELDENGVEILSIMFEMKNEADDTIKKHKNEDFFKELDKDRREKECEYAVLVTMLEADNDYYNTGIVDVSHKYEKMYVVRPQFFIQLIGLLRNAALNSLKYKQELALVREQHIDITHFEEDLATFKTAFAKNYQSASNNFQKAIDEIDKAIKRMEAVKAALTTSENQLRLANNKLDDVSVKKLTRNNPTMKAKFEALKGG, from the coding sequence ATGCATAATATTACATGCCCTCATTGTGGGACGGCTTTTCAGGTTAATGAAACAGAATACAGTCAGTTGTTAGCTCAGGTGCGCGGTGCGGAGTTTGATAAGGAAGTCCATGAGCGGTTGGCGCGTGAGACAGAATTATTGATTCAGAAGGCAGAAAATGATTTGCAGACTCGACTGGGGGATAAGGATAAGGAGATCTTTGAGTTAACTGCCAAGTTGGACAAAATAGCTAGTCAGACTGAGTTTGACATCAGCTCTGCTATTTCTCAAAAAGATCAAGAAATTCAAGAGCTAAAAGCTCAACTAGATAAGATTGGTATTGCTAAGGATTTAGAGTTACAGCGAGCGGTGGCGAAGGTTGAAAAAGAGCGGGATGCGGCTCAAGCGGCTTTGGCTGTTCAGGAGCAGAAGCAAGAGTTGGCCCTTGCGAACACCCGTCAGGAGTATGAAGTGCGTCTAAAAGCTGCGGATGAGCAGGTGGAATTTTACAAAAACTTTAAGGCTCAGCAATCAACCAAGGCGATTGGGGAAAGCTTAGAGCTTTATGCTGAGGCAGAGTTCAATAAGGTACGCCAATTAGCCTTTCCAAATGCTTACTTTGAAAAGGATAACCAAGTGTCAGCGCGTGGTTCCAAGGGAGACTATATTTACCGTGAGCTTGATGAAAATGGGGTGGAAATCCTTTCGATTATGTTTGAGATGAAAAATGAGGCTGATGATACCATCAAAAAGCATAAGAATGAAGACTTTTTCAAGGAATTAGATAAGGATCGCCGAGAAAAAGAGTGTGAATACGCAGTTCTAGTGACTATGTTAGAGGCAGACAACGATTACTACAATACGGGTATTGTAGACGTTAGCCATAAATATGAAAAGATGTATGTCGTCCGTCCACAGTTCTTTATCCAATTGATTGGACTTTTGCGAAATGCTGCACTTAATAGTTTGAAATACAAACAAGAATTGGCTTTAGTTAGGGAGCAGCATATTGATATTACTCATTTTGAAGAAGACCTAGCAACTTTCAAAACAGCCTTTGCTAAAAATTATCAGTCGGCCAGCAACAATTTCCAAAAAGCCATTGATGAAATCGACAAAGCCATCAAACGTATGGAAGCTGTTAAGGCTGCCCTTACGACCAGTGAAAACCAACTACGTCTAGCTAATAATAAACTTGATGATGTCTCCGTCAAGAAACTGACTCGCAACAATCCAACCATGAAAGCTAAATTTGAAGCATTGAAGGGAGGATGA
- a CDS encoding DUF1858 domain-containing protein: MNTIDLNLPVADIISQHPEVKELLIDLGFKPLANPAMLHTVGKVTSLKTGSKMTKIPLERIQQVLEYNGYDVVGEQE; encoded by the coding sequence ATGAACACAATCGACCTAAATCTGCCTGTGGCAGATATTATCAGTCAGCACCCCGAAGTTAAAGAACTCTTAATTGACCTTGGTTTTAAGCCCCTAGCTAATCCTGCTATGCTACATACAGTTGGCAAGGTGACTAGTCTTAAGACAGGTTCTAAGATGACCAAGATTCCACTTGAGCGTATCCAGCAGGTTCTGGAATACAATGGCTATGATGTGGTGGGAGAACAAGAATGA